The sequence below is a genomic window from Coffea arabica cultivar ET-39 chromosome 8e, Coffea Arabica ET-39 HiFi, whole genome shotgun sequence.
GAGATCTAACTATACATAATGCTGTAAAAATAACAAACACAAATAATTAGCGCATCCAAACTTTAGCAAATTTCAATATCAAATCACCACTTCCCTCATTGTGTTGAAACATTAAAGTATCTATAGCAGAGTAAAATTTGAACTATTTCCACTGTCATTAATTGACCAATAAAGATAAGAGGAAAATTCTCTGACTCCCTTTCTAAATGGACATCTAAAGTATTGACAAAAAACAGACAGAAAGCTCCGTTACTCATTTTATGCCAAGACCACGAGTACATCCGTTACTCATTTTATGCCAAGACCACGAGTACATCTATATAGTGTAGACATAGAAAAGAATCAGAAACTGACTTATCAATCACAAACAAAAGAACTACAATCACATGACTATCAACACTGGGTAGCTGTATAACCAACAACTCGTTTCACAAGAAACTCACATAAACTTATTCCTCTGCATTTTCAAAAAGCAAACACATAATAGGAATTACGAGTGATTTCGGAGTCCAACATGAGAAATATAAAAATGtacaaaaaatgaagaaaataagttccatccatcaaatataaGATGCTAGAAATATATTCATCCAGGAAAaacaaagtcacttgtacaaaaTCCAACAAATCAGTAGTTACTTACAATTGGATGCGCAAGCAGCTCCCCAaaattgtaaatgttttctcCCAGCAATGCTGATAGGGATAGATCAAAAGCCAAATCCTAGTAGAAAATAAGCACCCATCAAAAGGATAACAGCAACTTATTTGTTTAAAGTACTGAAATAAGGAAAGTTTAAAACATGAAGATTTTTATCAGTTATTCTCTTGGCTAGATAGAAACATTGCCTCAACTGTAGCAACAGTTTacaaattaaaataaacaacagtaaatatctttaaaagaataaatgcTTCACAACTTCCCTCAGTCAGCCCACAAAGTAAAAGCACTTTGCTACATCAGATTTATATCCCTAACCAGTATGAAACCAACACCTGTAACAGGCCTAAAAAGTAATCATACTATCCTTCTCCCATCAGATGGAATAGTCCATAGACAAAGCAGCTGTGGCAGTAGGATTATGTAAACATTCATGTATTCTCTTCTAAACATCTTGTTActaatcatcacaaacaacagCTATAAGATTAGTTTGACCTTTTTGTCtactaattaataaaaaaaatctacTTTATATCTCCTAGCTTTAAAGGAAATTATGAACCATCAGAATCAACAGCTTAAGAACcgattatttgcaaaatttaaaGTTTCCTTTAGAGTATGCATTTTCCCTTGTGGTATTTTTCcgaatttgacaaaaaatgatCATTGACTTCTGATAATAGCCATTTTCTGAGAGATCCTGAAAATGAATTTATGGACAACAAAAATGAAACGGGGAGCATATCATAAATTATTCACATAGAAAAGTGAAAGTGAGAATTCTCTAAAAGACCAAGAgcatatttaattaaataaaaaccaaGAGCATATTTAATTAGGGAATCAAAGAGAGCATTCTCTAAAAACTTAGAGAAATTAGGTTGACAACTTACAAGCTTAAACGAATCAGATAAAGTTTCCACTGACGTATAAGCCAGAAAAAGGAGGGCACTCTTGTAAAACTCGGCAAACTCTTGGCGAGCTTTGTAATATTGAGATGAAACCCAATAATAGCTCGCATACACAGATGGATCGATGTCAGTCATGCTATCAAGCGTACTCTTTCCTTCATCCAAAAGTTTTTTACACTCTTTTTGATCCCCTTGCTGAAGCTTTAATAAAGCCTTCTGCATCTTAATATAGAGGATGGGTTCCTCTATACGCAACTCTCTGGTGTTACGAAGCTTTTCAATCACCCCTTCAAGATAGCTAATAGCTGCTTCTCTCTCTGAGTACTGCCTAGAAACTATAACGGCAAAATGTGCAAGCTTGAGAAGATTAATTTTCGTCTCAAAATCGGCAATGAAATTATGATACAACTGTATCAAAGTATCCCCAGCCTGAAATAGGAAATAAGAGAATCAGGACAAAAAAGTATTAGATGTCAATAACGAGCAATAAGTTGCAAAGCATATCTCTATCAAATACTCTCCAAACACACAGTTGGACATATGAGGCAATAAGCATAGACCAAATCTAAAAGTTTTTTAACGTGGTGGGATAGGGTCTATATTTTCTCTAACAAACTTTAGAAGCACGACAAAAGAGagaagtaaaaaacaaaaaaagattcCAATATGTGATTTTTGTTGAGGTGGGCTAGTGTAAATGTTAGCCCACcacaaaaaacaagaaatatgAGATGACACGCATTTGCTAAtcctgaaaattttttattgtgGTGGGGTGGCATCGTTATTTTCTCTAACAAACATTAGAAGCACAGtatttgagaaaaagatgactGACAACCAAGAAAAGATTCCAATATGTGATTGTGTAAATGCTAGCCCACCGCAAATTAATCTCTATGAAATACTTTCCAAACACAGTCAACAAAATGAGCTGATAAACATTTAGCCATTCTGAAAGGTCTTTTTTTGTCGTGGGGAAGGATATTATTTTCTCTAACGAAATTTAGAAGCACACTGTTTCAGAAAAGAGATAAGTAACAATTAAAGGAGGAAAAAACAAATTCCATCATGTGGTTTTTGTTGAGGTGGGCTATTGTAAATGCCAGCCCACCACAAATTAGATCTATATGAAGTACATTCCATTCACACAGACAGAAAAATCAGATAGTAAGGATTTACAAATCCTCAAAGGTCTTTATTGTGGTGGATTAAGATATCTATTTTTTCTAATGAACTTTATAAGCACGCTTCCACTAATTTTTTCTGGGGTGGGCTACTGTCGAATACTACCTGGTGTgccaaatattttatttattttcaagatAGGAAAGATAATAATGACATAATTGTTCCAGGCTGAAACTCGGTGACAGAGGGACATTCAATAACCCCCTGCCCCCGGCCCCcaaaaaaaagccaaaaaacTGGTAGAACGTTGGATTTTTACACGTCAGGAATTCAATGAACGGTCAAAATATGTTCCTTccaaaaattaagaaagtctTTAAAAGCCGCTTTGGAATTTGAACGTTTTTGTTGCTTTTTGAGTTCAAAACGCGTCACGAGAATTCCACTATGTTGATGACAAATCATAAAATCATGGTTATTGTTCATCAATAATCCCACGTCATCCATCTCACAAGTTAACACTAGAACTGAAATACCTCAAAATTTCCAGATAAGAAATGCCTAATTCCCATCTGAAGTTTTTCCAACCTATAATCAATCAACACACAATACACCAACCCATTTTATACACTCTATGGACAGAGAAAAGGGCCATTTAGATGAAATTGGCCAACTCCAAATCCCAGCCAAATAAGCTAATACCTTGCTCCGAAACCTGCACTTTCTTCTCTCTACTAGCGCCCAAATCTTTTCCAATTGTTTGTACACAAAGCAATTGTACTCCatcttcattctaccaaaaattttccattttgtaCATACCCAAATCAAAATTAATGCTAAAACTCCCCATCTACTGAATCACAGCGCATACGCATGGCACAAAGGATAACGACTTCCCTTAAAAATCCCATAAACCCAATTTCTTCTTAAACCCTACCATTCAACCCTCCCCGAGAAAACCATTTTCTTAAATCCCCAACCCTAACTAACGAAACCCACCAAGTCAAACACCCAAAACCCCCAAATTCCCCAAATCCCACCCCATTCGAATGCATCAAACCAACATTCAATCAGAAAAAAATTCCAATCAAATCAAACAAAGCCAAAACAAATGTCAATCAGTATGCCTGTCCACAATTCAACAAAATTAAGGCGGAACCCACCTGAAACACGGAAAGAGCCACGAATTGCTCGAGCTTCTGAGTGAGCTGATGCCAGAGCTTGCGCTGGTACAGATCTGCGAGGGAGTCGTACCACTCGGAGAGCTCGGGATGGACATTCCTGAGGGTCTCCAGATACTGGAGTGCCGCCATAGCTGAATGTTGCGGACAAAAAACGATGCCGAATACAGAAGAGAGCTGGAGTTGCTTCTTGTTTTGGGGAAAACTGCTATGCAAAACCCTCTCTCCGCGCCTAACTTATATATGTCTTTTCTTCcgtaaaaagaaaggaataaaattaaaagaaaaaataattctGGGGGAAGGAAATAGAAAAAGGAGTTTATCTGGGGTTTCTTGAGCCAATTGTTAGGgatttttttattgtattttcttttttttttccttaatcttTTTTCTGTGCCTTTGGGAAGGGTCCTTCATGTTTCTTGGAATAAAAGTATAAAACCTCCCTCTTAGTTCAATATTATACCTTAAACAACTTAGCGAAAACTCAAGTAAAGTTGTGCAAAGTTAATTCAAATTAAACATGATACTTGACTTCACACAAACCCTAATCCTCACCAAGTTTTgtgttaaatttgattttctcaccaagtgatcacagtTTTTATCCAAGTTTAATTTATCGAAAACTCTAAAATATGGTAAATGTGAATAAAACTCTTGATTTAAATTATTCTAAATGAATAACAAGTAATATGTAAAATGATCATGTAATATACCTCGGGTAAAATATACGAAACCCCCTTTTGACTTCATCAAAAGATATATCACTCCCTATAGTTTAGAAACACCCATAGAACCACCTTATACTTCCAACTAAAGTGGAGTTGACTGTAAAACCAACAAGTTATCGGCAGTCGGTGAAATACCCAAAATATCCTCTTTGATAATGTCAACCAGGAGAGAGATTGAACAATTGGCTTCCTTTCTTTCTCGTCTATAGAATTAGAAGAGCAAAAACCCTACGAAATCGAGGATCTAATCAATTGGTGCATTGTTGGCAAAATCTCATGAATGTCATTGAGAAGTAGACTAGGTTTGCATCTTATTGTGAAGAATAGTTTAGAGGTAAGGACATAGAGCTGTTCTTGTATTTGTAGAATATTAAgcaacttattattttatttttatatttgtgGGTATTTGTGTGGATTTAACATTTTCGGGTATAGATGCTCACATGGGTTAACTTTAGTACATATTTAGATGGTTTAACAGTCAAATTAAGGTTTAAAAAAAGTTTGTGGCTTTTTGTAGTATGTGGTCAATTTTAGTGGAAGTAGTATACAATGAATGTGTTGGCCTGATTAATATATTGGATTTGACCATGTAATTTGACTAGCTTTTGTTTACTCAGTGAATTAGTGGTCTGATTTATGTGTTTTTCTTGCTTAATTTAGTTATTATATATGAATTTTGAAATCTACTTTTTCATAAATTAATTAGGTTGGGACCAAGTCATTAGCCTTTAGAACAATCAATATCCATATGCACTATGGTAGGCGGTTTATATACAAGGCCAAGATAAGGTATACAAGTGACATAGTGAAGGTATCTCCTAGATGTGGCCCAAATGAATTATTAACATATTCGCTATTAAATTGGTACTCCAATATTGAAAAACATGTGCCCTATGCAAAGTTTTGGTATTCCCTTCCAAACCATGACCTAGATGTGGGTGTGATCAGTATAAATGATGATGTAGATATAGAGTTGCAGACTAGTTGCTATGAAGTGTTGCCCTATATGCATATTTATGTTGAGGTAGATGAAGCACCTCTGAGAATTCTTTCACCAGATGGCAAGGTCTTATTCATGAGGGTCCAACATGACGGCCCACTTGCCTTACATTACCATGAGAGTTCTTCACAAATGAACAAAGATTTGATTGTAAATGACAATAAAGCTTCACAAATTTGCATAGATTTGGGTATTGATGAATTAGATGGTGATGAAACTAGAGGACTAAAAGTTCCTCTTGAAGCAATTAAGAAGCATAGGAAAAAATCTGGTAAAACTCCAGTTAAAAGGGCATAGATAGTTGTGAAATTGGTGAAGATAACATCAAATAAATTTGTCCAAAAGTTGTTCCAGAAGAGTATACCAACAGAATCTATCGACCAAGAGGCATCATCAGTCAACAATAGCACAATAGTAGAACCTGTTGAAAGAGAGGAGCAACATGTTGACTTGGAGGCACAAATTAGAGGTGATGAAGAACAACCATGCACAAATGATGGAGAGTTCAAATTTGAATCATCACAAGGTTCATAATAGTTTAGAAAAGGTCTAGAATTTCCAGAAGATGAGGGCATGTTTGCAACTAGAGGTTTCATCTATACCCCAATCAAATTAAGGATCTTGTGCCTTTTCAAAATAGCAACAGACAAATCAGGAATCTAGTCACTTTGTAGTTAGTGGTTCATCTATACCTAAATCAAATCAAGAATCTGGTAGCTTTTCAGAACAGCAGCAGACAAATCAGGAATTTGGTTAATTTTAAGAGCAACAACAGACAAATCAACAACCTGAGAGTAATCATTGGAGAGATTCCTTAGCACAGTAACAACATAGAGATGAACATATTTAGTATAACAGTGACGATTGGAATGAGCCAATGATTACAAATGAAGTATTTCTATATTCTAATGATGATGAGAATGGTCTTGATTACTCATACTTCACGCTGAAGTGGAGTTTTAGAAGCCGAAGTTTGAGTTAAAAATTGGGAAAAAGTTCACAAGCTTTAAAAAGTTTAGGGAGATTAGGGGAGTGGAACATTAGAGAAAGCTATGAGTTTCTCTATGCTAACAATGATAGTTAGAGGATAAATGTCAAGTGCAAGAAAGGATGCTCATATGGGATCCATGCAAGAAAGGTTAATGGGGCTAGTACTTGTCAGATAAAGACTTTAAATGGAGAGCACCACTATGCAAATAGGCATACAACCTCAACATATTTGAGCAATAAGTTCTAAGAGAAGGCTAGAAATGACTCTAGTTGCAGCctaaatggaaaaatgaatgaTGTCAGGAGGATTTATATGGTTAACGTTAGTGAAAAAAAACATATAGGACTAAGAGAAAGCCAAGGAGGCAATCAAAGGGTGCCATATGGAGCAATATAAAAGGTTGTAGGATTATGCAGCTACTATTAGACAATCAAATCCATACACACATATAGCTATACAAATAGATAGGAGGACTATTGATCAAAGGGCAACCTTTGAAAGACTTTCTATGGGTTGGGAGTCCTAAAACATGGCTTTCTAGTAGGCTATAAACCAATCATGGTTAGTTGTTAGCAACAATCGGAAGAGATGGAAATGATAATATGTTTCCTATAGCCATAGCTATTGTAGAGAGTAGTTTTTGAGAAAGTTGATTACTCATGTTGGGAGGTGAAATGGAGTGCCTTATAAATTCATTTCAGATAGATAGAAAGGGCAGGTAAATGCAATAAAGAAGCTATTTCCAGATATAGAACATAGGTTTTACCTTAAGCAtttgttcaagaacttcaagctAAGGTTCAAAGACAATGATCTTAAAGAATTGTTATGGAGTATAGCATTAGCTACCAATATTGACGACTTCAAAAGGGCTATGGCTGATTTAGAGAGAGCTGACCCACAACATAGAGATAATTTGATTGCTGCATCTTGGTTAAAGAGGTTGCCTTTACACTTTTGGTCTAGGGCACACTATGGTACCAGTGCAAAAATTGACATACTAGTCAATAACTTGAATGAAAGCTTCAACAACCACGTTTTCAAAGCAAGAAGCGAGCCAATTGTGACTCTTCTTGAATTTTTAGAAGAAAGATGATGTAGCGGCTGATTGTGAAGAGACAAGGCATAGAGAAATATGGAGGCAAATTCTGTCCAAACATTATTGAGAAACCGCACAGGGGTATTGAGAAAAGCAGGCAGCTGTTTTTTGATGGAATTGATTCGTTAAAAGTTGATGGCTTCAACAAGACTTCAGCTGCTAATTTGACAACCAAGACATATACATGGGGTTCATTCCAGCTAATTTGAATCCATGAGTGCTTGCTATTTTTACCATTCAAAGTATGCAACTTAAAGTTGAGGACTATGTTGATAAGTGCTACAGTAAGGAGGCATACTTGAGGGCATATATGCTTATAGTATTGGCACTGTGCCTTCTAAAGAACATTGGGTTGATAATCAAATACAGCTGTTCAATCTACCACTTATGAAGAAACAACTTGTCAGACCAAAAAAACTAAGGAAAAGAGTCCTAATGAGCCTAGAGATCCCCAAAAGCATTCATAAAGGGATTGATAGTTATTGCAGAAGATATTAAAGGGCTAGATACAATTAGAGAACTTGTAAGTGGCCCCCTCATCCCAAGTGTAAATTGTACAGGATAAATTCAATTACATGACATCTTTTTTTCTACCTAATTTCTGATAactttgtattttctttttcattataGACCCAAGCAAGCAACAACCAAACTACTTTATTTGGTGGATTGACTTCACGTGGCCCCCAAATTGTGCCGACTTCTACTTCAACCCTAGTTACACAAGCCACAAGCCCTCCATTTTCTCAACAAAATAGCACTATTAAAGCTAGTACCAGTAGTGCTTGTTCTCACGCCAAATGATCAAGAAGAATTAAAGGGTTAGAAGCCCCCCAACAGTGACCAATTGTCATGAATTCAACACTTAGGGAATGATAACATTTCAGGAACTCTTTTTTGCTATTTATTTGATGCTGTCACATCTGCACTTTGTTATTTAGTTGGTGTTGCTGGATCTTTTTGTTTTAGTGATAGTAGTGGCATTATTGCCAGGTTTTTGTAATGCCTTATTTCTGGAATTGCCATcttttgtaattgaattgaAGTGGTTATAAATACAAAGTGCATTACTGCTAGGTTCTCATCAATACAAACAGACACTATTGCCAGGTTTTTATCAATACAAACTGGCATTATTGCCAGGTTCTTATCATTGCAAACTATGGAATATAGTCATGTTTAGCTGGTTTAAACTCTATTATACTTCATATTACACTTAACAATCCAGTAAGCAACCTACCAATCATACAGGCTACAATTAGCAAATTAGCAAATTGAACTTTTTTCCATTAAGCAAAATCATTCATACATCTATCGCTTAATTTGCACATCACATTCTTCTAAAAACCAAAATGGTATCATTGTCTAATACAAGCAATAACTAGTAAGAAACAACAAATTGATAAGGACACAATCATTATCAATTTCAACATTCCTATTGTGCCTTCAATCAAGTTCATTGTCGCATATAGCTGCAAGAGGACCTCACTATTGTTCTCTTCCAAACTTCCCTCACTATTGTTCATTCTTAGAGGAAACCCACTACTTGAGTCCACTCTTGCTTCTAGGCTTTGATAGGTAGATTCATTGCCAATTAGATTGTTTCTTATCAGATTACACCATAACGAAAAGAAGCGGGAATTACTTTCACAATCATAATACAACATTTCTTTCATGGGTTTATCTAACTCGATAGTCTTgatttttgttctatttttgcACAAGCACTATCACTACTGGTACCTCAAATCCCTTGATCCTCCTCTAGAATTTGCATAAGTAGACATGTTGTATTTCAGATCTCCTTCTTCCTTATACCTCTGAATTCTTCATCTCTTTTCATTTCAGgcattgatttttctttctttctatctCCAACGGCTGCAATGGAGGCTAAAAAGCTCTTTTGCCCTAATATCTTTCTTCTATTTGGCCACTTAAGGGTAATTTGGGAATGAAATTGTCATGTCGTCAAGGTCTGCTCAAAAGGATGTCGTGTAGACCTCACTAGTGGGTCACCTAGCCAATTAAGGGTCAAATTCCACATTAGTTAGAAGCATAAGATGGTTAGGTAAAGGTTTCTAAACTATCGAGGTGTGATATGTCTTTCGACGAAAGCACGGGGGGTTTTGTGTATTTTACCCAATATATCTATGATATTTAGGATTTTAAGAAATTGTTAGAATAATTATATTATTAGTTGATAAGATAATAAGTGCATATTACCTATAAGAGAAAATTGTAGTTTTGTCTCTAATGTTTGAACAGTGTGTTAAATTATTCCCTAATGTTTCGCCTAAAGCAAATTTTATCTCTAAAGTTTCTAGTTTTAGGCACATTTGAAACAATAAATTCAAGAATCACTAACGGTCAATATCAAATTGCCGTTAATCAACAACTTTAAATTTGTACTTTTAATCCCCaatatattgattttgaatcattatattttcttgaattttaaaTAATGATATTAAGGGTTTTAGAAtgaaatgagatgcaaattagAATGAAATTATATTAAATGGATAATAAGAATTCTAATTAAATATATTCATGCCATTAATATCTCACATACTTGTCATTTATTATTCGTATTATCCTCAGGggagaaagagggaaaaagaaaaaaaaagaggggaatggaggagaaaagggggaaagaagaagagaggaagggAGAAATAAGCGCAAAAAGGTGGCGAATGGGGGTAGCGGGGTGGAAGTGATGGCAACAATGGTGGGATGAGGTTAGGGCGACAATGGCGGAAGTGGAAATAATTAGGAAGGGTTGTGGTAGAAGAGACAATTGGGAATATATTTTTGGGAATTTTGGAgtgtattttttaaaataaaaattagggTGTTTTAACAAGTTCCTATAgctaaagtttaaaaaaaaaactttgtccattaaaaacatgcaaaatatAGGGGTGCCAAAATGGACCCTTGTTTTCGAGCTATAACTCAAGAATTTAATAGTTTGATCTCGAATTTTGACATCTCCAAATTTTGTCTCGAGGATTTAGCAGCATATTTAAAGCTTGGGCCATTGTTATGCTTGATACACATGAAACAATATGgagaaaatttgaaagttttaaaCTAATATAAGAGattatgtatgtatgtatgtctACATGTGCCCTTACTTGTGGGATGGGAAAGTTGGAATGGCTTGGTATTTTGTTTGCTGATTATAGAAATATGTGAAATATAAAAGAATTATAACTCCATCTCATGATTTGTTACCAAATGACCTTAATAGTCCCTCAACTAATTTAACATAGCCAGAATAGATTTAACCTTCATTTTTCCAATTTAATCCTTTTACTATTTTGTTATAGTCAATCCAATCTTTGTTGGCTAAACCATCCAAAATAGTAAGATTTTTCCACTAATGACTAGTCAAAACAGTACAAAATATGAAAGCCACCTAAAATCCTTCTTAAGAAAATTGGATTTaggatgcgtttgataaaattgaaatctaaaaattgaaatttgaaatctgaagtctgaatccattaaattactaaattgttaagtattgAACCTgatatatttgagtgtatatcacattaattGATGagtaaatagtttatcacttattttttagaacaagttttatttagaaaatttaattcacttaattaattcagatattcaatGTTTGGCTATCAAATGCATCTAAACATGTTAAGATTTGAACCCATTAAATTTTAAGTATTGAATTGAGTTATTAAATAGGGTCAT
It includes:
- the LOC140003747 gene encoding 26S proteasome non-ATPase regulatory subunit 13 homolog A-like; amino-acid sequence: MAALQYLETLRNVHPELSEWYDSLADLYQRKLWHQLTQKLEQFVALSVFQAGDTLIQLYHNFIADFETKINLLKLAHFAVIVSRQYSEREAAISYLEGVIEKLRNTRELRIEEPILYIKMQKALLKLQQGDQKECKKLLDEGKSTLDSMTDIDPSVYASYYWVSSQYYKARQEFAEFYKSALLFLAYTSVETLSDSFKLDLAFDLSLSALLGENIYNFGELLAHPIIKSLLGTKVEWLYYILEAFNTGDLVRYQELCNVHRAALSSQPALVQNEKKLMEKINILCLMEIIFSRPSEDRTIPLSLIAERTKLSVEDVEFLLMKSLSVHLIEGVIDQVDGLVHVTWVQPRVLGIPQIKSLRDRLDNWVGKVHTALVSVEAETPDLVAA